GCATCTTCGATCGATTTGGTGAACTCCTCTATTTCATCCGCCGTGTCGTCGTTCTGGCCCAGCTCCTTCTTGATTACCTTCATCTGTTCGTTGAGGTAATATTCCTTCTGGGTTTTTTCCATCTGCTTGCGGACTTTACCCTGGATCTTCTTCTCTATGTACATGATGTCGATCTCGCCGTTGATGAGCTCGATCAGTTTTTCTATCCGCTCGTCGGCCTTGCCTATCTCGAGGAGCGACTGCTTGAGGTCGAGGCGCATATTTATGTACGACGCCACGACGTCCGCCAGATGCGACAGGTCTTCGATGCCGTTTACCGTGGTGAGCGCCTCCTGGGGAACCTTCTTGTTGAGCTTGATGTATTTCTCGAAGGTTTCGAGAAGTGCGCGTTTGAGAGCCGCCGTCTCCTTGTCGGCGTCGATCGGCCTCTCTATGTCTTTGACTCCAACATCGAAAAAATCACCCTTGTCCTCGAAATCGGCCAGGTATCCGCGTGAAAGCCCTTCTACGAGAACCTTGATGGTGCCGTCGGGAAGCTTGAGGAGCTGGAGGATCTCCGATATTGTGCCAACCTCATAGAGATCACCCTTCGCCGGAACGGTAATCTGTGCGTCCGTTTGAGTGACAAGCACGATGAGACGGTCGCCCTTCATCGCCGCGTCGAGCGCGCTTATCGATTTCTCACGGCCGACGAAAAGCGGAATTACCATATGTGGATACACCACCACGTCCCTCAGGGGAAGCAACGGGTACTTTTTATTATAATCGATGATACGCTTCATGTGAACCTCGTAGTTTGTGCAATGGACCACGGAACAAAACTTCCGCCGGCTTTTTGTCTGTAAGCCGGGTGTGCCGCTGGTCGACCGAGTTTAAGCCGTTTTCTCTTCCCCCACCTTGTAAACAACCTTTGCGTCGGCCGCGCCGCGCACCATTTCGTCGGTGATGATGATCTGGGAGATGCCCCCTTTGGACGGGATTTCATACATGTGGTTTAACATGATCTTTTCAAGCACCGCCCGAAGCCCGCGAGCGCCCGATTCCTTCTGCATCGCGATGGTCGCGATCTCGAGTATCGCGCTTTCTGTGAACACAAGGTCCACGTCTTCGAACGAGAATATCTTCCTGAACTGTTTGATAAGCGCGTTCTTGGGCTCGGTTAGGATGCGCTTGAGCGCCTCGATGTCGAGCTCTTCGAGCACGGAGATTATCGGAATACGTCCGATGAACTCCGGGATCAACCCGAACTTTATGAGGTCTTCCGTGTGGAGTTCGCCGAGGATGTTGGCGATCTTGATTTCCTTTACGGACTGAATATTCGCCCCGAAGCCCATGCTCTTGTTGCCCACACGGGTCTGGACGAGCTTCTCGAGACCGACAAAGGCCCCGCCGCAGATGAACAGGATGTTCTTGGTGTTGATGGGGATGAATTCCTGGTGCGGGTGTTTTCTGCCGCCCTGGGGCGGAACACTGGCGACCGTCCCCTCGATGATCTTGAGGAGCGCCTGCTGAACGCCCTCGCCTGAAACGTCGCGCGTGATCGAAGGGTTCTCGGACTTTCGCGAGATCTTGTCGATCTCGTCGAGGTAAATTATGCCTATCTCCGCTTTTTTCACGTCGCCGTCGGCGTTCTGGATGAGGCGCAGGAGGATGTTCTCCACGTCCTCGCCAACGTACCCCGCTTCGGTAAGGGAGGTGGCGTCGGCTATGGCGAAGGGCACGCGCAGAATCCGCGCAAGCGTCTGCGCCAGCAGCGTCTTCCCCGAACCCGTGGGCCCGATCAGCAATATGTTGCTTTTCTCGAGCTCCACGTCATCTTTATGGAGCCCGGTGTTGCTGGCAATGCGCTTGTAATGATTATAGACCGCCACGGCCAGCGTCTTTTTGGCCAGTTCCTGGCCGATGACGTACTGGTCGAGTATATCCTTGA
This genomic stretch from Spirochaetota bacterium harbors:
- the clpX gene encoding ATP-dependent Clp protease ATP-binding subunit ClpX; protein product: MATKKKEGNEKLSCSFCGKSQEIVKKLVAGPGVYICDECIELCNEIVSEDWESNSIEKNFGNLPKPHQIKDILDQYVIGQELAKKTLAVAVYNHYKRIASNTGLHKDDVELEKSNILLIGPTGSGKTLLAQTLARILRVPFAIADATSLTEAGYVGEDVENILLRLIQNADGDVKKAEIGIIYLDEIDKISRKSENPSITRDVSGEGVQQALLKIIEGTVASVPPQGGRKHPHQEFIPINTKNILFICGGAFVGLEKLVQTRVGNKSMGFGANIQSVKEIKIANILGELHTEDLIKFGLIPEFIGRIPIISVLEELDIEALKRILTEPKNALIKQFRKIFSFEDVDLVFTESAILEIATIAMQKESGARGLRAVLEKIMLNHMYEIPSKGGISQIIITDEMVRGAADAKVVYKVGEEKTA